In Mytilus trossulus isolate FHL-02 chromosome 6, PNRI_Mtr1.1.1.hap1, whole genome shotgun sequence, a single window of DNA contains:
- the LOC134722502 gene encoding short-chain collagen C4-like: MSTLSFATVVVALVVSANGHDCTKYNLTPSDQSLIDMMTHYLHTSRKADCPVTPSQHDIGVTYVRWGKKTCPENSDIVYTGQVGGNYFSNKGGGSNYLCLPNEPENGNVSSNSDEGLYGAEYQINNSNNPSGFPTNLYNKEVPCSVCRRKEKISVLIIAGRKSCYKGWKSEYNGFLMSSNKNHITSDFICIDGEAEPLNNRSSNEQGALFYPVRAKCGSLRCPPYKDKTEVLCTVCTK, from the exons ATGTCCACATTAAGTTTTGCCACCGTCGTTGTTGCATTGGTAGTCAGTGCGAATGGACATGATTGTACAAAATACAACTTGACACCATCAGACCAATCTCTTATTGATATGATGACGCATTACTTGCATACTTCCAGGAAAGCAGACTGTCCTGTAACACCTTCACAACACG atATTGGTGTGACATATGTGAGATGGGGAAAAAAAACTTGTCCTGAAAATTCGGACATCGTGTATACAg GGCAGGTTGGAGGTAACTATTTCAGTAATAAAGGAGGAGGTTCCAATTACCTCTGTTTACCCAATGAACCTGAAAATGGTAATGTATCCTCCAATAGTGATGAAGGATTATATGGTGCCGAGTACCAGATAAATAACAGCAATAATCCTTCCGGGTTTCCTactaatttgtataataaagaGGTTCCATGTTCTGTGTGCAGGCGGAAAGAGAAAATTTCTGTTTTGATCATAGCAG GAAGAAAGTCCTGTTACAAAGGATGGAAATCAGAGTACAATGGCTTCTTGATGAGTTCAAATAAGAATCACATCACATCCGACTTTATCTGTATAGACGGGGAGGCAGAACCATTGAACAATCGTTCTTCCAACGAACAAGGTGCCCTGTTTTATCCTGTCAGAGCAAAATGTGGTAGTCTGAGATGTCCCCCATACAAAGATAAAACGGAAGTACTTTGTACCGTTTGTACtaaataa
- the LOC134721137 gene encoding short-chain collagen C4-like: MSTFSFATVIVAFVVSVYGHDCTKYSLTPSDQSIIDMMKHYLHTSRKADCPVTPSQQDIGVTYVRWGKKNCPEHSDIVYTGQAGGNYYTNKGGGSNYLCLPSNPENGKAYSYANNILYGAEYEIHSSTKPSGLPASLGEKEVPCAVCRRKGKVSVLMIPGKKSCYKGWQSEYNGFLMSENIGHNIKEYICMDGEAEPLDNRSSNEQGALFYPIRAKCGSLRCPPYKDNTEVLCTVCTK, encoded by the exons ATGTCCACATTCAGCTTTGCTACTGTCATTGTTGCATTTGTAGTCAGTGTTTATGGACATGATTGTACAAAATACAGCCTCACACCATCAGACCAGTCTATTATTGATATGATGAAGCATTACTTGCATACCTCACGGAAGGCGGACTGTCCTGTAACACCTTCACAACAGG ATATTGGTGTGACATATGTCAGATGGGGAAAGAAAAATTGTCCTGAACATTCGGACATTGTGTATACAG GGCAGGCTGGAGGTAACTATTATACTAACAAAGGAGGTGGTTCCAACTATCTCTGTTTACCCAGTAATCCTGAAAATGGAAAAGCATACTCCTATGCCAATAATATCCTATATGGTGCCGAGTATGAGATACATTCCAGCACTAAGCCATCCGGTTTGCCAGCTAGTTTGGGTGAAAAAGAGGTTCCATGTGCAGTATGCAGGAGGAAAGGGAAAGTTTCTGTGTTAATGATACCAG gaaAAAAGTCCTGTTACAAAGGATGGCAATCCGAGTACAATGGCTTTTTGATGAGTGAAAATATAGGACATAAcattaaagaatatatatgtatggACGGAGAGGCGGAACCATTGGACAATCGGTCTTCGAACGAACAAGGTGCTTTGTTTTATCCTATCAGAGCGAAATGTGGTAGTCTGAGATGTCCCCCATACAAAGATAACACTGAAGTTCTTTGTACAGTTtgtactaaataa